A genomic stretch from Bacillus sp. N1-1 includes:
- a CDS encoding putative quinol monooxygenase produces MEQIAVTAILKPKEGQEEAVLHVLQEVLVGSRNEEGNIQYDVHQSIEDSTFVIYEVWKDQQAIETHINSEHYEKYREDIGSLLESREVYKMKKLD; encoded by the coding sequence ATGGAGCAAATTGCAGTTACCGCCATTTTAAAGCCAAAAGAAGGACAAGAAGAAGCCGTGTTGCACGTACTTCAGGAAGTGTTAGTAGGCTCACGAAATGAAGAAGGAAACATTCAGTATGACGTGCATCAATCAATAGAAGATTCAACGTTCGTTATTTATGAAGTGTGGAAAGATCAACAAGCCATTGAGACGCATATTAACTCGGAGCATTATGAAAAGTATCGAGAGGATATTGGTTCTCTGCTTGAGAGTAGAGAAGTATATAAAATGAAAAAGCTCGACTAA
- the lspA gene encoding signal peptidase II: MIPLVTFFLMIDLITKRWIDSVLTINERIEVIDGILGFQLYYNSGATMGLLEGYTGLLLFLQTGIILLLIYGYIRATPKRFAMQVAFSLLISGGIGNLVDRIQYGHVIDFLSVKWSSGIFNVADMFIRYGFILIVILYFMKKFTIQGLDEDTNQELQKSERG, from the coding sequence ATGATTCCTTTAGTGACCTTCTTTTTAATGATTGATCTTATAACAAAACGTTGGATTGACTCTGTCCTAACTATCAATGAACGGATTGAAGTGATTGATGGTATTTTAGGGTTCCAGCTTTATTATAACTCTGGTGCCACGATGGGGTTATTAGAAGGGTACACGGGTTTGCTACTCTTTCTACAAACAGGAATCATTCTTCTGTTGATTTACGGGTACATACGCGCAACGCCAAAACGTTTTGCCATGCAAGTAGCTTTTAGCTTGCTAATTAGTGGTGGCATTGGAAATTTGGTTGATCGTATTCAATATGGTCACGTCATTGATTTTCTTTCCGTGAAGTGGAGTTCAGGTATTTTTAACGTAGCTGATATGTTTATTCGATATGGGTTTATTTTAATCGTTATTCTTTACTTTATGAAGAAATTTACGATCCAGGGGTTGGATGAAGATACGAATCAAGAGCTACAAAAAAGCGAGAGAGGGTAA
- the spx gene encoding transcriptional regulator Spx, producing the protein MITLYTSPSCTSCRKAKAWLEEHNLPYEQRNMFAKPLSEDEIKAIIRMTEKGTEEIISKRSKAFEALDKELDELTLQELYSLIKENPGILKRPILLDTKRLQVGFHEDEIRSFLPRKVRAFQLEQILQEAQ; encoded by the coding sequence ATGATTACACTTTATACGTCACCAAGCTGTACATCTTGCAGAAAGGCGAAGGCATGGCTTGAAGAGCACAATCTTCCTTATGAACAGCGGAACATGTTTGCAAAGCCACTCTCTGAGGATGAAATTAAAGCGATTATACGTATGACTGAAAAAGGAACAGAAGAAATCATCTCAAAGCGCTCAAAAGCGTTTGAAGCACTTGATAAAGAGCTCGACGAACTGACGCTTCAGGAACTTTATAGCTTGATTAAAGAAAATCCTGGCATTTTGAAGCGGCCGATCTTACTTGATACGAAACGTCTTCAGGTTGGTTTCCATGAAGATGAAATAAGAAGCTTCCTACCGAGGAAAGTTCGCGCATTTCAGCTTGAACAAATTCTTCAAGAAGCGCAATAA
- a CDS encoding acyl-CoA desaturase: MDDLHSFSWYAAKLKKLLPPEAFKPVPTRLYGGLTYLIITIAVISLISLYDFHPLVLLIFSFILGACFAGLGFLGHEILHGTVVRKAWLRDLLGAVAFWPLNTGPTLWRKWHNLNHHVHTQHEENDPDAWPTLERISKMRIFKWIYGLPLFIRSFFAFASLTVQFSAHSLKMFFTYVKEFNRKKQRDIWLQMILPWISWLSLIFVIGFRNWLFAYLVPLLIANFIVMAYISTNHRLNPLTPVNDPLANSLTVTVPKIVDILHFNFSYHTEHHLFPGMNPKYYPRVKQHIKEMWPERYHEMPMMKALIALWQTPRVYQKQTNLIDPKNRKTYGSLGNNLNLKYISRNSDRLKKAVLKNPTRKG; encoded by the coding sequence ATGGACGACCTGCATTCATTTAGCTGGTATGCTGCTAAACTCAAAAAACTTCTTCCACCTGAAGCCTTTAAACCCGTACCAACTAGATTATACGGTGGACTTACATATCTCATCATCACGATTGCTGTTATTTCTCTCATTAGTTTGTACGATTTTCATCCGCTCGTTTTGCTGATTTTCTCCTTTATCCTTGGTGCCTGTTTTGCAGGGCTTGGTTTTCTTGGTCATGAAATTTTGCATGGCACCGTCGTACGAAAAGCGTGGCTTCGAGATCTTTTGGGAGCGGTGGCTTTTTGGCCATTAAACACCGGACCAACACTTTGGAGAAAATGGCACAACCTCAATCACCATGTCCATACACAGCATGAAGAAAACGACCCTGACGCCTGGCCAACACTGGAGCGTATATCAAAGATGAGAATATTTAAGTGGATTTATGGTCTTCCACTGTTTATCCGGTCGTTCTTTGCTTTTGCATCACTTACTGTTCAATTTAGCGCTCATTCTTTGAAAATGTTTTTTACTTATGTAAAAGAATTCAATCGCAAAAAACAACGTGATATCTGGTTGCAAATGATTTTGCCATGGATCTCATGGCTTAGCCTCATCTTTGTCATAGGTTTTCGGAACTGGCTATTTGCTTATCTTGTTCCCCTTCTTATCGCGAACTTTATTGTGATGGCTTACATTTCAACCAATCATCGACTAAATCCACTAACTCCTGTCAATGATCCACTTGCAAATAGTCTCACAGTAACGGTGCCGAAAATCGTGGATATCCTCCACTTTAATTTCTCGTATCACACGGAACATCATCTTTTCCCTGGTATGAACCCAAAATACTATCCAAGGGTGAAACAACATATTAAAGAGATGTGGCCTGAACGTTACCATGAAATGCCGATGATGAAAGCATTGATTGCACTCTGGCAAACGCCTCGGGTTTATCAAAAACAGACAAACCTCATTGATCCAAAAAACCGTAAAACCTATGGATCGCTTGGCAATAACTTAAATTTAAAATATATTTCAAGGAACAGCGATCGATTAAAAAAGGCTGTCCTAAAAAACCCTACAAGAAAAGGCTGA
- a CDS encoding aminoglycoside phosphotransferase family protein has protein sequence MKNLTKEKIITMIPELTDETLIPITKGYSFDLKYVTHWNGQRVLLRIYESALSERVQDKVVKMRAFRERGVRCQEVYAFGVIPEENFCYTIFSFLEGEDGEVALSSLTEAEQYRAGYEAGVDLLKMHELPIVASKSEHMALVTTKFEKAVERYLKLETCIPHDQKIIDYVRRNLPLIGESKLIFAHHDYHAGNLIIQHGKYAGVIDFNRCGVNTAYSEFDKLELFSSRLSIPFSKGMIQGYFSDEVPDLFWKIRSVHMAQLLIYHMNWVTDFFPQDLPLAEEAIEYVLETYDSFHRTIPNWYE, from the coding sequence ATGAAAAACCTTACAAAAGAGAAAATCATCACTATGATCCCTGAATTAACTGATGAGACACTGATTCCAATTACAAAAGGATATTCGTTTGATTTAAAATATGTAACACATTGGAATGGACAACGAGTGTTGCTTCGGATCTATGAGTCAGCTTTAAGTGAGCGAGTGCAAGATAAAGTAGTAAAGATGCGTGCGTTCAGGGAGCGTGGTGTTCGATGTCAGGAAGTATATGCTTTTGGTGTTATACCGGAAGAAAATTTCTGTTACACGATTTTTTCTTTTCTTGAAGGAGAAGATGGAGAGGTGGCGTTATCTAGCTTAACGGAAGCTGAACAATACAGAGCAGGATATGAAGCAGGAGTCGATCTTTTGAAAATGCACGAATTGCCCATCGTTGCCTCTAAATCCGAGCATATGGCTCTTGTGACAACTAAATTTGAGAAGGCGGTCGAGCGTTATTTGAAGCTCGAAACATGCATACCGCATGATCAAAAGATAATTGATTATGTGAGGAGAAACTTGCCACTTATTGGAGAGAGTAAGCTTATATTTGCGCATCATGATTATCATGCAGGAAACCTGATTATTCAGCATGGAAAGTATGCTGGTGTGATTGATTTTAACAGATGTGGTGTAAACACGGCTTATTCTGAGTTTGATAAGCTTGAATTGTTTTCGAGTCGCTTGAGCATTCCTTTTTCAAAAGGGATGATTCAAGGATACTTTTCTGACGAAGTTCCTGATCTCTTTTGGAAGATTCGTTCGGTACATATGGCACAGCTTTTGATCTATCATATGAATTGGGTAACGGATTTCTTTCCGCAAGATCTTCCACTTGCGGAAGAGGCAATTGAGTATGTCCTAGAGACGTATGATAGCTTTCATCGAACGATTCCAAATTGGTATGAATAG
- a CDS encoding DUF4396 domain-containing protein codes for MNTLQLISILALSIGLLSSLVILVDIIRHPQMMRIMNVVWPINGWFLGPFAIWSYFKWGRLKAKNLDYDDHRGEPAKVFMSTSHCSAGCTLGDAVGVPIVALTGFALLGSILYTHYLVEFILAYGFGILFQFYAIYPMHKEDGAWSAIKEAAKADTLSLIAFEVGMFGWMAIVHFVLFAEPPKSNSAVYWFMMQIAMIFGFATSYPANWWLVKKGIKEAM; via the coding sequence TTGAACACACTTCAGCTTATTTCTATTCTTGCTCTTTCCATTGGATTACTCTCTTCGCTCGTAATCCTTGTTGATATTATCCGTCATCCACAAATGATGCGAATTATGAATGTGGTTTGGCCAATTAATGGGTGGTTTCTTGGTCCATTTGCCATCTGGTCTTACTTTAAATGGGGTCGCTTGAAGGCAAAGAATCTGGATTATGACGATCATCGAGGTGAACCTGCAAAAGTTTTTATGTCTACGAGTCATTGCTCAGCAGGCTGCACATTAGGAGATGCCGTCGGCGTTCCGATCGTCGCTTTAACTGGTTTTGCTCTCCTGGGCTCTATTCTTTACACTCACTATCTCGTTGAATTTATACTTGCATATGGATTCGGTATCCTTTTTCAATTTTACGCGATTTATCCAATGCACAAAGAAGATGGCGCATGGAGTGCGATTAAAGAAGCCGCCAAAGCAGACACGCTTTCCTTAATTGCTTTTGAGGTTGGTATGTTTGGCTGGATGGCAATCGTACACTTTGTCCTATTTGCCGAACCTCCAAAGTCTAACTCAGCCGTATACTGGTTTATGATGCAAATTGCGATGATTTTTGGATTTGCGACAAGCTATCCAGCAAATTGGTGGCTCGTTAAAAAGGGAATAAAAGAAGCAATGTGA
- a CDS encoding NUDIX hydrolase, which yields MREWIGAAAVCTNDQGDLLMIQNEKKKWAVPSGEVEKDETPEMCCIREVKEETGYDVSIEKPLFVKDQDVNGFHVTTYYYEVNVVGGMISLPKSEQDVTEIEWKTVEEVEALAHAYPEDASYLTNFLYEKTP from the coding sequence ATGCGAGAATGGATTGGAGCAGCGGCAGTTTGTACGAATGATCAGGGGGATTTGCTGATGATTCAAAATGAGAAGAAGAAATGGGCCGTTCCTTCTGGAGAAGTTGAAAAAGATGAAACGCCTGAGATGTGCTGCATTCGTGAAGTGAAAGAAGAAACAGGCTATGATGTTTCGATTGAAAAGCCACTATTTGTGAAAGATCAGGATGTGAACGGCTTTCATGTCACCACTTATTATTATGAAGTAAATGTGGTTGGAGGCATGATTTCTCTTCCGAAATCTGAACAAGACGTAACCGAAATCGAGTGGAAAACAGTTGAAGAAGTGGAAGCATTAGCTCATGCTTACCCTGAAGATGCTTCTTATTTAACGAATTTCTTATATGAAAAGACTCCTTAA
- a CDS encoding zinc-binding dehydrogenase, protein MKALLLKDKNQWDSMEVQEMDAPSPKKGEVLVKIHAAGLNPVDYKTATNGNANWEYPHILGLDGAGVIEELGEEVTDWKPGDRVVYHGDLMKKGTFAEYAIAQAHTIAKLPESISFVDAAALPTAGYTAYQALFRKLHIHRGQTILIHAGAGGVGGFAIQMAKYMGLTVITTASRHNHDFVKKLGADYAIDYKEEDFVERTLELTNGIGVHAVLDAVSGDNATKSLETLTFNGQIAYIAGAPDFQQGVSFARPLSFHQIALGGVYQSSNLAEQADLAMMGDEMIQLLLGGYLDPMISKIISLEEVPQALVELSKRHVTGKIVAKVSE, encoded by the coding sequence ATGAAAGCTCTCTTACTTAAAGATAAAAATCAGTGGGATTCCATGGAAGTGCAAGAAATGGATGCCCCATCTCCCAAAAAAGGAGAAGTTCTTGTTAAAATTCACGCTGCGGGATTAAACCCCGTTGATTATAAGACAGCAACAAACGGAAATGCTAACTGGGAATATCCTCATATCCTTGGCCTTGACGGCGCTGGTGTAATCGAAGAATTAGGCGAAGAAGTAACTGATTGGAAACCGGGTGATCGCGTGGTGTACCATGGCGACTTGATGAAAAAAGGAACATTTGCCGAATATGCGATTGCACAAGCTCATACGATCGCTAAGCTTCCTGAATCCATTTCATTCGTTGATGCTGCAGCACTCCCAACAGCAGGCTACACTGCTTATCAAGCCCTTTTCCGTAAGCTTCATATTCATCGTGGTCAAACGATTCTGATTCACGCTGGTGCTGGTGGTGTAGGTGGCTTTGCGATTCAGATGGCGAAGTATATGGGATTAACCGTCATTACAACAGCCTCACGTCACAATCACGATTTTGTAAAAAAACTTGGTGCTGACTATGCAATTGACTACAAAGAAGAAGACTTCGTGGAACGAACGCTCGAACTAACAAACGGAATTGGCGTTCACGCTGTTCTTGATGCCGTAAGCGGAGATAATGCGACAAAATCACTTGAAACCTTAACATTTAACGGGCAAATTGCCTATATTGCCGGCGCCCCAGATTTTCAACAAGGTGTCTCTTTTGCTCGCCCCCTTTCTTTCCACCAGATCGCTCTTGGAGGCGTTTATCAATCGTCTAACTTAGCAGAACAAGCGGACCTTGCTATGATGGGTGATGAAATGATTCAACTTCTTCTAGGTGGCTATCTCGATCCGATGATTTCAAAAATCATTTCACTTGAAGAGGTTCCACAAGCTTTGGTTGAACTATCTAAACGTCATGTAACTGGTAAGATTGTTGCTAAAGTTAGCGAATAA
- a CDS encoding histidine--tRNA ligase has translation MKKLKDQNVKGTMDYLPEDERIRRQVRRTLEDTFIQYNCLPLETPILNEQKLLASKYAGGDEILEEMYTLTDRGKRELALRYDLTIPFAKVVAMNPGLRMPFKRYEIGKVFRDGPVKPGRFREFTQCDVDITGVSSQMAEAELMEMALDSFNQLGLNVTIQYNNRKLLAGMLQTISIPISRSNDVILTMDKLEKIGIDGVKKELQQKNISPEAIRNIERYAQEWLGQDLTYFEQFASENENVQKGLNELSELTSYLDGLNVLQNCSFNPFLARGLDIYTGTIYEIFLSDQSISSSIGSGGRYDSAIGGLLGSEESFSTVGISFGLDVIFTALKGRESSIVKDEKPDYLIIPIDAKREALIVASAYRKLGYRIEVDMSEKRIGKSLERASKRGIEKVILIGNEEVTNNEIIVKSLNEGKEERISFRF, from the coding sequence TTGAAAAAGCTTAAAGATCAAAATGTGAAAGGAACAATGGATTATTTACCTGAGGATGAGCGGATACGCCGACAAGTGAGGCGAACTCTAGAAGATACGTTTATCCAATATAACTGTCTTCCGTTAGAAACACCTATTCTAAATGAACAAAAATTATTGGCTTCAAAATACGCTGGCGGTGATGAAATTTTAGAAGAAATGTACACACTCACCGATCGTGGAAAAAGAGAGCTTGCTCTTCGCTACGATCTTACCATTCCATTCGCAAAAGTAGTGGCAATGAATCCAGGTTTACGTATGCCCTTCAAGCGATATGAGATCGGAAAAGTTTTTCGAGATGGACCTGTGAAACCAGGGCGATTCCGGGAGTTTACTCAATGTGATGTCGATATCACCGGCGTAAGTTCGCAGATGGCTGAAGCCGAATTAATGGAAATGGCGCTTGATAGTTTTAATCAACTTGGACTTAACGTAACGATTCAATATAACAATCGCAAGCTCCTTGCCGGAATGCTACAGACCATATCGATCCCTATCTCGCGATCAAATGACGTCATTCTTACAATGGACAAACTCGAGAAAATTGGGATAGATGGTGTAAAAAAGGAGCTTCAACAAAAAAACATCTCCCCGGAAGCGATTCGTAACATTGAGCGCTACGCACAGGAGTGGCTCGGTCAAGACCTCACTTATTTCGAACAATTTGCCTCCGAGAATGAGAATGTGCAAAAAGGATTAAATGAGCTTTCCGAACTGACATCCTATTTGGATGGACTTAACGTTCTTCAAAATTGTTCCTTTAACCCGTTTCTCGCAAGAGGTCTTGATATTTATACCGGAACGATTTACGAGATTTTCCTAAGTGATCAATCCATCTCATCCAGCATAGGCAGTGGCGGTCGCTACGATAGTGCAATCGGTGGTTTACTTGGCAGCGAGGAGTCCTTTTCAACTGTTGGCATTTCGTTCGGTCTTGATGTTATTTTCACTGCATTAAAAGGAAGGGAGTCATCAATCGTTAAAGATGAAAAACCTGACTATTTAATCATTCCGATTGATGCAAAGCGTGAAGCCTTAATTGTTGCATCGGCTTATCGAAAATTAGGTTATCGAATTGAAGTCGATATGAGTGAAAAGAGAATTGGGAAATCTCTTGAACGAGCGAGTAAAAGAGGAATTGAAAAAGTAATCCTTATTGGAAACGAAGAAGTAACAAATAACGAGATTATCGTGAAGTCATTAAATGAAGGAAAAGAAGAACGCATCTCCTTCCGTTTTTGA
- a CDS encoding MTH1187 family thiamine-binding protein yields MALLEISVTPVGTSQTSMSHFVTEAVQLAEKQGFTYHIGPTSTVFEGNVDELFELARDIHTSALRKGADRVITNIKIEDREDKALTIDGQVNEVRSSIG; encoded by the coding sequence ATGGCACTTTTAGAAATCAGCGTAACACCTGTAGGAACAAGTCAGACGAGTATGAGTCATTTTGTCACAGAAGCCGTTCAACTCGCTGAAAAACAAGGCTTCACTTACCATATTGGACCAACTTCAACCGTTTTTGAAGGAAACGTAGATGAGCTTTTTGAATTGGCGAGGGACATTCATACGAGTGCGCTTCGGAAAGGGGCAGATCGCGTGATCACGAATATTAAGATTGAGGATCGAGAAGACAAGGCACTTACAATTGATGGGCAAGTAAATGAAGTTCGAAGTTCAATTGGGTAG
- a CDS encoding MFS transporter, translating into MEDKKKWDLISLASIPLVMTLGNSMLIPVLPLIEKKLGITSFEVSMIITVYSIAAILLIPIAGYLSDRYGRKKVIIPSLFIAGAGGLVTGWASWSLEDPYSIILIGRVLQGIGSSGAAPVVLPLVGDLFKSDKDVSAGLGLIETSNTIGKVLSPILGALLASFLWYLPFLAIPVFSLISILLVIFLVESPEKNEKPQTFSCFLSCLKNIFHKDGKWLTAIFAIGGVIMFVLFGILFYLAGFLEKEFQIVGVKKGAIIAIPLVALSLTSYLAGKRIGENKTTMKWCIFAGLSLLAAATIGVSFTERLWFMLLILFVAGVGIGISLPCLDALITEGVKKEERGTITSLYSSTRFLGVAAGPPVYAILMKQSHEIVFYTSAAVAVAAVLLCFVSIKPESDV; encoded by the coding sequence ATGGAAGATAAAAAGAAGTGGGATTTGATTTCCCTTGCTTCAATTCCACTTGTGATGACACTGGGGAATTCAATGCTTATACCCGTTCTACCTCTTATTGAAAAAAAGCTAGGCATCACATCCTTTGAAGTATCGATGATCATCACAGTCTACTCAATCGCAGCCATTTTATTAATTCCGATTGCCGGGTATTTATCTGATCGATATGGAAGAAAAAAAGTGATTATCCCTAGTTTATTTATTGCAGGAGCTGGTGGGCTGGTGACGGGTTGGGCATCATGGTCTTTAGAAGACCCGTATAGCATAATTCTCATTGGAAGAGTTCTTCAAGGGATTGGGTCTTCAGGTGCAGCCCCAGTTGTCCTTCCGCTTGTAGGAGATTTATTCAAAAGTGATAAAGATGTAAGTGCAGGACTTGGTTTGATTGAAACGTCGAATACAATCGGTAAAGTGCTTAGTCCAATACTTGGAGCGCTTCTTGCTTCTTTTCTATGGTACTTACCGTTCTTAGCTATTCCGGTTTTCTCACTTATTTCAATATTGCTTGTTATTTTCCTTGTGGAGTCACCAGAAAAAAATGAGAAGCCGCAAACTTTTTCATGTTTTTTGTCGTGTTTAAAAAACATTTTTCATAAAGATGGAAAATGGCTGACAGCGATATTTGCGATTGGTGGCGTGATCATGTTTGTTCTATTTGGAATTTTGTTCTATCTCGCAGGATTTTTGGAAAAGGAGTTTCAAATTGTAGGCGTCAAGAAAGGAGCGATCATTGCCATTCCGCTCGTGGCTCTATCTTTGACTTCTTATCTCGCTGGAAAACGAATTGGTGAGAACAAAACGACGATGAAATGGTGTATCTTTGCAGGTCTTTCCTTGCTCGCTGCTGCTACAATAGGCGTATCTTTTACAGAAAGACTGTGGTTCATGTTACTAATATTGTTTGTAGCTGGGGTCGGGATAGGGATTTCGCTTCCATGCCTTGATGCGCTTATAACAGAAGGCGTGAAAAAAGAAGAGCGTGGCACGATTACATCTCTTTACAGTTCAACACGTTTCCTGGGTGTAGCGGCAGGACCACCGGTCTATGCCATACTTATGAAACAATCGCATGAAATCGTATTTTATACCTCTGCAGCTGTAGCTGTAGCGGCCGTTCTACTTTGTTTTGTTTCGATTAAGCCTGAATCGGATGTTTAG
- a CDS encoding M14 family metallopeptidase: protein MNDTDHYFAKNYDESRVTFRSHLEKIQKKWPEATLTTKAIGKEENNTIDMIYSEALTSNDQVIFFTTGEHGIEGYAGAAVIQLFVENYLDQIDASKTGICLIHAINPWGMRHFRRVTENNVDLNRNYFYDENSVRRDVNKNYAKESDLFLPDGKISDLKEEKHKLYAQLIKGLAKEGYAGLKKAKGMGQFEFERGVYYGGSRAEESAVFLKSIQEKMLETYSSVIHMDWHTALGPTNEITMVISEHDGRSVDELKEAYQLKNVEKYTPEKVKGDSTNHFYKLKEEAYPETYLLSALFEFGTFGTDKQAELREFMTIILENHLYHEGAESVDDIQWILGEFEAMFYPNDLEWKKSVLNEARNGMEGVLKKEGILT from the coding sequence ATGAACGATACAGACCATTACTTTGCTAAAAATTACGATGAGTCAAGAGTAACATTTCGCAGTCATCTCGAAAAAATTCAGAAGAAGTGGCCGGAAGCAACCTTAACAACAAAAGCGATTGGAAAAGAAGAAAATAACACAATTGATATGATTTATTCAGAAGCACTTACTTCAAATGATCAGGTGATTTTTTTTACAACTGGTGAACACGGAATTGAAGGCTACGCAGGTGCAGCCGTTATTCAATTATTCGTTGAGAATTATCTTGATCAAATCGATGCATCCAAAACAGGCATTTGCTTGATTCATGCCATTAACCCATGGGGAATGCGTCATTTTCGCCGCGTAACCGAAAACAACGTCGACCTTAACCGAAATTATTTCTATGATGAAAATTCCGTTCGCAGAGATGTGAATAAAAATTATGCAAAGGAAAGTGACTTATTTTTACCGGATGGAAAAATAAGTGATTTAAAAGAAGAAAAGCATAAGTTGTATGCTCAGTTAATTAAAGGACTCGCAAAAGAAGGATACGCCGGACTGAAAAAGGCAAAGGGAATGGGGCAATTTGAATTTGAAAGAGGCGTCTACTATGGAGGTTCTAGGGCTGAAGAGTCGGCTGTTTTCTTGAAAAGTATTCAAGAAAAGATGCTAGAGACTTATTCGAGCGTGATTCATATGGATTGGCATACGGCTCTAGGACCAACCAATGAAATCACGATGGTTATCTCGGAGCATGATGGCAGAAGCGTTGATGAACTAAAAGAAGCCTATCAACTTAAGAATGTCGAAAAATATACCCCTGAAAAAGTAAAAGGTGACTCAACAAATCATTTCTATAAGCTAAAAGAAGAAGCGTATCCGGAAACGTACCTTCTTTCTGCTTTGTTTGAGTTTGGAACGTTTGGAACGGACAAGCAGGCGGAACTTCGTGAATTTATGACGATTATTTTAGAAAATCATTTATATCATGAAGGCGCAGAGTCTGTCGATGATATTCAGTGGATTCTTGGAGAATTTGAAGCGATGTTTTATCCGAATGACTTAGAGTGGAAGAAATCGGTTCTAAATGAAGCACGTAATGGAATGGAAGGTGTATTGAAGAAAGAGGGAATTCTAACCTAA
- a CDS encoding YjcZ family sporulation protein — protein MMERRSYSMGYGYGSGFALIVVLFILLIIVGAAFVGGGY, from the coding sequence ATGATGGAAAGGAGGTCATACTCCATGGGATACGGTTACGGCAGTGGGTTTGCTCTAATTGTAGTGCTGTTTATTCTCCTTATCATCGTAGGTGCAGCTTTTGTTGGAGGAGGCTACTAA
- a CDS encoding NUDIX hydrolase, producing MIRVDVVYTLLYNERDDQVLMVQNKKHDNWSLPGGAVEEGETLVQAAIREMREETGLTVEVGDVLSVNEAFIGSHHAHFFTFQGKITNGTIAIQDTETIADATWMDRTEADKWMTYYQGGIQTLLKASVPYVFQG from the coding sequence ATGATAAGAGTAGATGTGGTGTATACGCTTCTTTATAACGAAAGGGACGATCAAGTGTTAATGGTTCAAAATAAGAAGCATGACAATTGGTCACTCCCTGGTGGAGCTGTTGAAGAAGGAGAAACGCTCGTGCAGGCGGCTATTCGTGAAATGAGAGAAGAAACGGGATTAACGGTGGAAGTGGGAGACGTGTTGAGTGTAAATGAAGCATTTATAGGAAGTCATCACGCTCACTTCTTTACGTTTCAAGGCAAAATCACGAACGGCACGATCGCCATTCAAGACACAGAAACAATTGCGGATGCAACGTGGATGGATCGAACTGAAGCGGATAAGTGGATGACTTATTATCAAGGGGGAATTCAAACTTTACTCAAAGCGTCTGTACCGTATGTCTTTCAAGGTTGA
- a CDS encoding basic amino acid ABC transporter substrate-binding protein — protein MKKFTKGLLITVLACLLAIMTACGQNESSSTSNSEGDSEKKEKLIVGTDAAFAPFEYMDKGEIVGFDMDFLDAVMKEAGYEWEPKNIGWDPLFEAVRQGKEVDMAISGITINEDREKTFDFSNPYFESTHMVMFKEGTDIQTAKDIEGLTVGVQNGTTGQAAAEKIMGDKSSSIKKFENNVVAIMALKNNDVEAVVTDNTVVNEYVKNNPDDNFQTIEDPENFESEFYGLMFPKDSELKAEFDEAIKKVIESGEYSEIYEEWFGKEPNTDTLLEQAK, from the coding sequence ATGAAAAAGTTCACGAAAGGGTTATTGATTACGGTGTTAGCGTGCTTGTTAGCGATCATGACGGCATGTGGGCAGAATGAAAGTAGTTCGACAAGCAATTCTGAAGGGGATAGTGAGAAGAAAGAGAAGTTAATTGTTGGGACAGACGCGGCGTTTGCGCCATTCGAATACATGGATAAAGGCGAGATTGTTGGCTTTGATATGGACTTTCTCGATGCTGTGATGAAAGAAGCTGGTTATGAATGGGAACCGAAAAATATAGGTTGGGATCCGCTATTTGAAGCCGTGCGCCAGGGGAAAGAAGTGGACATGGCAATCTCAGGAATCACTATTAATGAGGACCGAGAGAAAACATTTGATTTCTCGAATCCGTATTTTGAATCAACGCACATGGTGATGTTCAAAGAAGGAACAGATATTCAAACGGCAAAAGATATTGAAGGGCTGACAGTAGGTGTTCAAAACGGAACAACTGGACAAGCAGCAGCAGAGAAGATTATGGGAGATAAGAGCTCTAGTATTAAAAAGTTTGAAAACAACGTTGTTGCCATTATGGCACTGAAAAACAATGATGTTGAAGCTGTAGTAACTGATAATACGGTCGTCAATGAATATGTGAAGAATAACCCGGATGATAATTTCCAAACAATCGAAGATCCGGAAAACTTTGAATCTGAATTCTATGGCTTGATGTTCCCTAAGGACAGTGAATTGAAAGCAGAATTTGATGAAGCGATTAAAAAAGTAATCGAAAGCGGAGAATACTCTGAAATTTATGAAGAGTGGTTTGGAAAAGAGCCCAATACCGATACGTTGCTTGAGCAAGCAAAATAA